A window of Balearica regulorum gibbericeps isolate bBalReg1 chromosome Z, bBalReg1.pri, whole genome shotgun sequence contains these coding sequences:
- the LOC104630800 gene encoding gamma-secretase subunit Aph-1b, with protein sequence MTLAVFFGCTFIAFGPALGLFLFTIARDPLRIIILIAGAFFWLVSLLLSSLIWFIAVKASDPQDESLQKGLLIFGVMFSVLLQEAFRFLYYKLLRKAIEGLVALSEDGCSPISIQQMAYVAGVGFGLMSGAFSMINLLADALGPGTVGIHGDSQLYFLTSAFMTMVLIFLHTFWGILFFHGCEHRCWWEVTAVVVMHLAVSGSTFCNPLYVGSLVPSYLLMATAAVWAYLLSGGSAQNLRRFLLCLRSGASPQPAS encoded by the exons ATGACGCTCGCCGTCTTCTTCGGGTGCACCTTCATCGCCTTCGGGCCGGCGCTCGGCCTCTTCCTCTTCACCATCGCCCGCGACCCGCTCCGCATCATCATCCTCATCGCCGG GGCTTTCTTCTGGCTGGTGtcactgctgctctcctccctcaTCTGGTTTATCGCAGTCAAAGCCAGCGACCCCCAGGATGAGTCATTGCAGAAAGGGCTCTTGATATTTGGGGTGATGTTCTCTGTGTTGCTGCAGGAGGCCTTCCGCTTCCTCTACTACAAGCTCCTCAG GAAGGCCATCGAGGGGCTGGTGGCCCTCAGCGAGGATGGTTGCTCCCCCATTTCCATCCAGCAAATGGCATATG TGGCTGGTGTGGGCTTTGGGCTCATGAGCGGCGCCTTCTCCATGATCAATCTCCTGGCAGACGCGCTAGGGCCTGGCACTGTGGGCATCCATGGGGACTCACAGCTCTACTTCCTGACCTCAG ctttTATGACTATGGTGCTGATTTTCCTTCACACCTTCTGGGGGATCCTCTTCTTCCATGGCTGTGAGCATCGGTGCTGGTGGGAGGTCACGGCAGTTGTTGTCATGCATCTTGCTGTTTCGGGGTCG ACGTTTTGCAACCCCCTGTATGTGGGCAGCCTGGTGCCCTCCTACCTGCTGATGGCCACTGCTGCTGTCTGGGCTTACCTGCTCTCAGGGGGATCTGCCCAGAACCTGCGGCGTTTCCTGCTAT GTCTACGGAGCGGAGCCAGTCCCCAGCCAGCATCCTGA